Proteins encoded together in one Miscanthus floridulus cultivar M001 chromosome 16, ASM1932011v1, whole genome shotgun sequence window:
- the LOC136514045 gene encoding lichenase-2-like isoform X1: MASRQGVASMFVMASLLGVFASIPQSVEAIGVCYGMSSNNLPPASTVVSMYKSNGISAMRLYAPDQGALQAVGGTGISVTVGAPNDVLSSIAGSPAAAASWVRNNIQAYPSVSFRYVCVGNEVAGGAAQNLAPAMENVHAALAAAGLGHIKVTTSVSQAILGVYSPPSAAQFTGEAQGYMGPVLEFLARTGSPLMANIYPYLAWAYNPSAMDMSYALFTSSGTVVQDGAYGYQNLFDTTVDAFYFAMGRNGGSGVPLVVSESGWPSGGGVQATPANARVYNQYLINHVGRGTPRHPGAIETYLFSMFNENQKESGVEQNWGLFYPNMQRVYPISF; this comes from the exons ATGGCAAGCAGGCAAGGTGTAGCCTCCATGTTCGTCATGGCATCGCTCCTCGGGGTCTTTGCATCCATCCCACAAA GTGTTGAGGCCATCGGGGTGTGCTACGGCATGAGCTCCAACAACCTGCCGCCGGCGAGCACGGTGGTGAGCATGTACAAGTCGAACGGCATCTCGGCGATGCGCCTGTACGCGCCCGACCAGGGCGCGCTGCAGGCCGTGGGCGGCACGGGCATCAGCGTCACGGTGGGCGCGCCCAACGACGTGCTGTCCAGCATCGCGGGCAGCCCGGCCGCGGCGGCCTCCTGGGTCCGCAACAACATCCAGGCGTACCCGTCCGTGTCCTTCCGCTACGTGTGCGTGGGCAACGAGGTGGCGGGCGGCGCGGCGCAGAACCTGGCGCCCGCCATGGAGAACGTGCAcgcggcgctggcggcggcggggctgGGTCACATCAAGGTGACGACGTCGGTCTCCCAGGCCATCCTGGGCGTGTACAGCCCGCCGTCGGCGGCGCAGTTCACGGGGGAGGCGCAGGGGTACATGGGCCCCGTGCTGGAGTTCCTGGCCCGGACCGGGTCGCCGCTGATGGCCAACATCTACCCGTACCTGGCCTGGGCCTACAACCCGAGCGCCATGGACATGAGCTACGCGCTCTTCACGTCCTCGGGCACCGTGGTCCAGGACGGCGCGTACGGGTACCAGAACCTCTTCGACACCACCGTCGACGCCTTCTACTTCGCCATGGGCAGGAACGGCGGCTCCGGCGTGCCGCTCGTAGTGTCGGAGAGCGGGTGGCCGTCCGGCGGCGGCGTGCAGGCGACGCCGGCGAACGCGAGGGTGTACAACCAGTACCTGATCAACCACGTCGGGCGTGGGACGCCGCGGCACCCGGGCGCCATCGAGACGTACCTCTTCTCCATGTTCAACGAGAACCAGAAGGAGAGCGGCGTGGAGCAGAACTGGGGGCTCTTCTACCCCAACATGCAGCGCGTCTACCCAATCAGCTTCTAA
- the LOC136514045 gene encoding lichenase-2-like isoform X2 — protein MSSNNLPPASTVVSMYKSNGISAMRLYAPDQGALQAVGGTGISVTVGAPNDVLSSIAGSPAAAASWVRNNIQAYPSVSFRYVCVGNEVAGGAAQNLAPAMENVHAALAAAGLGHIKVTTSVSQAILGVYSPPSAAQFTGEAQGYMGPVLEFLARTGSPLMANIYPYLAWAYNPSAMDMSYALFTSSGTVVQDGAYGYQNLFDTTVDAFYFAMGRNGGSGVPLVVSESGWPSGGGVQATPANARVYNQYLINHVGRGTPRHPGAIETYLFSMFNENQKESGVEQNWGLFYPNMQRVYPISF, from the coding sequence ATGAGCTCCAACAACCTGCCGCCGGCGAGCACGGTGGTGAGCATGTACAAGTCGAACGGCATCTCGGCGATGCGCCTGTACGCGCCCGACCAGGGCGCGCTGCAGGCCGTGGGCGGCACGGGCATCAGCGTCACGGTGGGCGCGCCCAACGACGTGCTGTCCAGCATCGCGGGCAGCCCGGCCGCGGCGGCCTCCTGGGTCCGCAACAACATCCAGGCGTACCCGTCCGTGTCCTTCCGCTACGTGTGCGTGGGCAACGAGGTGGCGGGCGGCGCGGCGCAGAACCTGGCGCCCGCCATGGAGAACGTGCAcgcggcgctggcggcggcggggctgGGTCACATCAAGGTGACGACGTCGGTCTCCCAGGCCATCCTGGGCGTGTACAGCCCGCCGTCGGCGGCGCAGTTCACGGGGGAGGCGCAGGGGTACATGGGCCCCGTGCTGGAGTTCCTGGCCCGGACCGGGTCGCCGCTGATGGCCAACATCTACCCGTACCTGGCCTGGGCCTACAACCCGAGCGCCATGGACATGAGCTACGCGCTCTTCACGTCCTCGGGCACCGTGGTCCAGGACGGCGCGTACGGGTACCAGAACCTCTTCGACACCACCGTCGACGCCTTCTACTTCGCCATGGGCAGGAACGGCGGCTCCGGCGTGCCGCTCGTAGTGTCGGAGAGCGGGTGGCCGTCCGGCGGCGGCGTGCAGGCGACGCCGGCGAACGCGAGGGTGTACAACCAGTACCTGATCAACCACGTCGGGCGTGGGACGCCGCGGCACCCGGGCGCCATCGAGACGTACCTCTTCTCCATGTTCAACGAGAACCAGAAGGAGAGCGGCGTGGAGCAGAACTGGGGGCTCTTCTACCCCAACATGCAGCGCGTCTACCCAATCAGCTTCTAA